The Chlorocebus sabaeus isolate Y175 chromosome 1, mChlSab1.0.hap1, whole genome shotgun sequence genome includes a region encoding these proteins:
- the ART5 gene encoding ecto-ADP-ribosyltransferase 5 isoform X4, whose amino-acid sequence MGHLSLSGPESGLGEGRAWILWICDQGLCLWPNPTEGPDSGDSAAPARALGATSCLRPPQPSGMALASLMMALGCLGLHTWQAQAVPILPLGLAPDTFDDAYVGCAEEMEEKAAPLLKAEMAHHALLRESWEAAQEAWEDRHRGLTLPPGFKAQNGIAIMVYTNSSNTLYWKLNQAVRTGGGSRELYMRHFPFKALHFYLIRALQLLRGGGGCSTGPGEVVFRGVGSLRFEPKRLGDSVRLGQFASSSLDKAVACRFGNATLFSLTTCFGAPIQAFSVFPKEREVLIPPHEVFLVTRFSQDGAQSLVTLWSYNQTCSHFNCAYLGGEKRRGCVSAPGALGMGDLHMKKRRLQQP is encoded by the exons ATGGGTCACCTGAGTCTGAGCGGCCCCGAAAGCGGTCTGGGGGAGGGGCGAGCCTGGATCCTGTGGATTTGCGACCAAGGGCTCTGTCTCTGGCCCAATCCCACTGAAGGG CCGGACTCCGGGGACAGCGCAGCGCCCGCCCGAGCCCTCGGCGCTACCTCCTGCTTGCGGCCTCCACAACCTTCAG GCATGGCACTGGCGTCATTGATGATGGCCCTCGGCTGCCTCGGTCTCCACACCTGGCAG GCCCAGGCTGTTCCCATCCTGCCCCTGGGCCTGGCTCCAGACACCTTTGACGATGCCTATGTGGGTTGTGCAGAGGAGATGGAGGAGAAGGCAGCCCCCCTGCTAAAGGCGGAAATggcccaccatgccctgctgcGGGAATCCTGGGAGGCAGCCCAGGAGGCCTGGGAGGACAGGCATCGAGGGCTCACCCTACCCCCCGGCTTCAAAGCCCAGAATGGAATAGCCATTATGGTCTACACCAACTCATCTAACACCTTGTACTGGAAGTTGAATCAGGCCGTGCGGACAGGCGGAGGCTCCCGGGAGCTCTACATGAGGCACTTTCCCTTCAAGGCCCTGCATTTCTACCTGATCCGGGCCCTGCAGCTGCTGCGAGGCGGTGGGGGCTGCAGCACAGGGCCTGGGGAGGTGGTGTTCCGAGGTGTGGGCAGCCTTCGCTTTGAACCCAAAAGGCTGGGGGACTCTGTCCGCTTAGGCCAGTTTGCCTCCAGCTCCCTGGATAAGGCAGTGGCCTGCAGATTTGGTAATGCCACCCTCTTTTCTCTAACGACTTGCTTTGGGGCCCCTATCCAGGCCTTCTCTGTCTTTCCCAAGGAGCGCGAGGTGCTGATTCCCCCCCATGAAGTCTTCTTGGTCACCAGATTCTCTCAGGATGGAGCCCAGAGCCTGGTGACTCTCTGGAGCTATAATCAGACCTGCAGCCACTTTAACTGCGCCTATCTGGGTG GGGAGAAGAGGCGGGGCTGTGTGTCTGCACCAG GAGCCCTGGGAATGGGTGACCTTCATATGAAGAAGAGGCGCCTCCAACAGCCTTGA
- the ART5 gene encoding ecto-ADP-ribosyltransferase 5 isoform X3, with amino-acid sequence MGRGPREGREWALLRCWSTWPKVWAKCKLCNSECSRGDLLAGGTSAGPPGLVVWGPGAERVRDRLRERPSLTSSFPLTAKEGPAERPRSPGEGELPLSPCPAAAAPTPRAALGKGCRVTSAGALVSLGNLAFSRTPGTAQRPPEPSALPPACGLHNLQVGPPPAPGPLLSGGAKLRPRLYRLRKVPGLETLRKGRRESGAETWSRGRTINSRPRPRPRPRPRPARALILDPGSRAPGDRVQISLEPLETRTPAPLVPPSPGLLALTSPPGMALASLMMALGCLGLHTWQAQAVPILPLGLAPDTFDDAYVGCAEEMEEKAAPLLKAEMAHHALLRESWEAAQEAWEDRHRGLTLPPGFKAQNGIAIMVYTNSSNTLYWKLNQAVRTGGGSRELYMRHFPFKALHFYLIRALQLLRGGGGCSTGPGEVVFRGVGSLRFEPKRLGDSVRLGQFASSSLDKAVACRFGNATLFSLTTCFGAPIQAFSVFPKEREVLIPPHEVFLVTRFSQDGAQSLVTLWSYNQTCSHFNCAYLGGEKRRGCVSAPGVQPVTI; translated from the exons ATGGGGAGAGGGCCCAGAGAAGGGAGGGAGTGGGCGCTGCTCAGATGCTGGAGCACGTGGCCCAAGGTGTGGGCCAAATGCAAACTCTGCAATTCAGAGTGCTCCAGGGGCGACCTTTTGGCTGGCGGGACCTCCGCGGGGCCCCCTGGCCTGGTCGTCTGGGGGCCAGGGGCCGAGCGGGTCAGGGACCGCCTGAGGGAGAGACCAAGTCTCACAAGTTCCTTCCCCCTCACAGCCAAAGAGGGTCCCGCAGAAAGACCCCGCAGTCCTGGAGAAGGGGAGTTGCCCCTCAGCCCCTGCCCCGCCGCGGCCGCTCCCACCCCGCGTGCGGCGCTGGGAAAGGGGTGTCGGGTTACCAGCGCGGGGGCTCTAGTTAGCCTCGGGAACCTTGCTTTCAGCCGGACTCCGGGGACAGCGCAGCGCCCGCCCGAGCCCTCGGCGCTACCTCCTGCTTGCGGCCTCCACAACCTTCAGGTGGGTCCTCCGCCCGCCCCCGGCCCTCTCCTCTCTGGCGGAGCCAAACTGAGGCCCCGCCTTTACCGTCTCAGAAAAGTCCCCGGACTGGAGACTCTGAGGAAGGGGCGTCGGGAGTCTGGAGCGGAGACTTGGAGCCGAGGGCGGACAATAAACTCCAGGCCCCGCCCACGCCCCCGGCCCCGCCCACGCCCCGCCAGGGCCCTAATCCTGGACCCCGGATCCCGCGCGCCTGGAGACAGGGTCCAGATCTCCCTCGAGCCCCTCGAAACCAGGACTCCAGCGCCACTGGTCCCGCCCTCACCCGGACTCCTGGCCCTCACGTCTCCTCCAGGCATGGCACTGGCGTCATTGATGATGGCCCTCGGCTGCCTCGGTCTCCACACCTGGCAG GCCCAGGCTGTTCCCATCCTGCCCCTGGGCCTGGCTCCAGACACCTTTGACGATGCCTATGTGGGTTGTGCAGAGGAGATGGAGGAGAAGGCAGCCCCCCTGCTAAAGGCGGAAATggcccaccatgccctgctgcGGGAATCCTGGGAGGCAGCCCAGGAGGCCTGGGAGGACAGGCATCGAGGGCTCACCCTACCCCCCGGCTTCAAAGCCCAGAATGGAATAGCCATTATGGTCTACACCAACTCATCTAACACCTTGTACTGGAAGTTGAATCAGGCCGTGCGGACAGGCGGAGGCTCCCGGGAGCTCTACATGAGGCACTTTCCCTTCAAGGCCCTGCATTTCTACCTGATCCGGGCCCTGCAGCTGCTGCGAGGCGGTGGGGGCTGCAGCACAGGGCCTGGGGAGGTGGTGTTCCGAGGTGTGGGCAGCCTTCGCTTTGAACCCAAAAGGCTGGGGGACTCTGTCCGCTTAGGCCAGTTTGCCTCCAGCTCCCTGGATAAGGCAGTGGCCTGCAGATTTGGTAATGCCACCCTCTTTTCTCTAACGACTTGCTTTGGGGCCCCTATCCAGGCCTTCTCTGTCTTTCCCAAGGAGCGCGAGGTGCTGATTCCCCCCCATGAAGTCTTCTTGGTCACCAGATTCTCTCAGGATGGAGCCCAGAGCCTGGTGACTCTCTGGAGCTATAATCAGACCTGCAGCCACTTTAACTGCGCCTATCTGGGTG GGGAGAAGAGGCGGGGCTGTGTGTCTGCACCAG GGGTGCAGCCAGTCACAATCTGA
- the ART5 gene encoding ecto-ADP-ribosyltransferase 5 isoform X1: protein MGRGPREGREWALLRCWSTWPKVWAKCKLCNSECSRGDLLAGGTSAGPPGLVVWGPGAERVRDRLRERPSLTSSFPLTAKEGPAERPRSPGEGELPLSPCPAAAAPTPRAALGKGCRVTSAGALVSLGNLAFSRTPGTAQRPPEPSALPPACGLHNLQVGPPPAPGPLLSGGAKLRPRLYRLRKVPGLETLRKGRRESGAETWSRGRTINSRPRPRPRPRPRPARALILDPGSRAPGDRVQISLEPLETRTPAPLVPPSPGLLALTSPPGMALASLMMALGCLGLHTWQAQAVPILPLGLAPDTFDDAYVGCAEEMEEKAAPLLKAEMAHHALLRESWEAAQEAWEDRHRGLTLPPGFKAQNGIAIMVYTNSSNTLYWKLNQAVRTGGGSRELYMRHFPFKALHFYLIRALQLLRGGGGCSTGPGEVVFRGVGSLRFEPKRLGDSVRLGQFASSSLDKAVACRFGNATLFSLTTCFGAPIQAFSVFPKEREVLIPPHEVFLVTRFSQDGAQSLVTLWSYNQTCSHFNCAYLGGEKRRGCVSAPGALGMGDLHMKKRRLQQP from the exons ATGGGGAGAGGGCCCAGAGAAGGGAGGGAGTGGGCGCTGCTCAGATGCTGGAGCACGTGGCCCAAGGTGTGGGCCAAATGCAAACTCTGCAATTCAGAGTGCTCCAGGGGCGACCTTTTGGCTGGCGGGACCTCCGCGGGGCCCCCTGGCCTGGTCGTCTGGGGGCCAGGGGCCGAGCGGGTCAGGGACCGCCTGAGGGAGAGACCAAGTCTCACAAGTTCCTTCCCCCTCACAGCCAAAGAGGGTCCCGCAGAAAGACCCCGCAGTCCTGGAGAAGGGGAGTTGCCCCTCAGCCCCTGCCCCGCCGCGGCCGCTCCCACCCCGCGTGCGGCGCTGGGAAAGGGGTGTCGGGTTACCAGCGCGGGGGCTCTAGTTAGCCTCGGGAACCTTGCTTTCAGCCGGACTCCGGGGACAGCGCAGCGCCCGCCCGAGCCCTCGGCGCTACCTCCTGCTTGCGGCCTCCACAACCTTCAGGTGGGTCCTCCGCCCGCCCCCGGCCCTCTCCTCTCTGGCGGAGCCAAACTGAGGCCCCGCCTTTACCGTCTCAGAAAAGTCCCCGGACTGGAGACTCTGAGGAAGGGGCGTCGGGAGTCTGGAGCGGAGACTTGGAGCCGAGGGCGGACAATAAACTCCAGGCCCCGCCCACGCCCCCGGCCCCGCCCACGCCCCGCCAGGGCCCTAATCCTGGACCCCGGATCCCGCGCGCCTGGAGACAGGGTCCAGATCTCCCTCGAGCCCCTCGAAACCAGGACTCCAGCGCCACTGGTCCCGCCCTCACCCGGACTCCTGGCCCTCACGTCTCCTCCAGGCATGGCACTGGCGTCATTGATGATGGCCCTCGGCTGCCTCGGTCTCCACACCTGGCAG GCCCAGGCTGTTCCCATCCTGCCCCTGGGCCTGGCTCCAGACACCTTTGACGATGCCTATGTGGGTTGTGCAGAGGAGATGGAGGAGAAGGCAGCCCCCCTGCTAAAGGCGGAAATggcccaccatgccctgctgcGGGAATCCTGGGAGGCAGCCCAGGAGGCCTGGGAGGACAGGCATCGAGGGCTCACCCTACCCCCCGGCTTCAAAGCCCAGAATGGAATAGCCATTATGGTCTACACCAACTCATCTAACACCTTGTACTGGAAGTTGAATCAGGCCGTGCGGACAGGCGGAGGCTCCCGGGAGCTCTACATGAGGCACTTTCCCTTCAAGGCCCTGCATTTCTACCTGATCCGGGCCCTGCAGCTGCTGCGAGGCGGTGGGGGCTGCAGCACAGGGCCTGGGGAGGTGGTGTTCCGAGGTGTGGGCAGCCTTCGCTTTGAACCCAAAAGGCTGGGGGACTCTGTCCGCTTAGGCCAGTTTGCCTCCAGCTCCCTGGATAAGGCAGTGGCCTGCAGATTTGGTAATGCCACCCTCTTTTCTCTAACGACTTGCTTTGGGGCCCCTATCCAGGCCTTCTCTGTCTTTCCCAAGGAGCGCGAGGTGCTGATTCCCCCCCATGAAGTCTTCTTGGTCACCAGATTCTCTCAGGATGGAGCCCAGAGCCTGGTGACTCTCTGGAGCTATAATCAGACCTGCAGCCACTTTAACTGCGCCTATCTGGGTG GGGAGAAGAGGCGGGGCTGTGTGTCTGCACCAG GAGCCCTGGGAATGGGTGACCTTCATATGAAGAAGAGGCGCCTCCAACAGCCTTGA
- the ART5 gene encoding ecto-ADP-ribosyltransferase 5 isoform X6, giving the protein MGRGPREGREWALLRCWSTWPKVWAKCKLCNSECSRGDLLAGGTSAGPPGLVVWGPGAERVRDRLRERPSLTSSFPLTAKEGPAERPRSPGEGELPLSPCPAAAAPTPRAALGKGCRVTSAGALVSLGNLAFSRTPGTAQRPPEPSALPPACGLHNLQVGPPPAPGPLLSGGAKLRPRLYRLRKVPGLETLRKGRRESGAETWSRGRTINSRPRPRPRPRPRPARALILDPGSRAPGDRVQISLEPLETRTPAPLVPPSPGLLALTSPPGMALASLMMALGCLGLHTWQAQAVPILPLGLAPDTFDDAYVGCAEEMEEKAAPLLKAEMAHHALLRESWEAAQEAWEDRHRGLTLPPGFKAQNGIAIMVYTNSSNTLYWKLNQAVRTGGGSRELYMRHFPFKALHFYLIRALQLLRGGGGCSTGPGEVVFRGVGSLRFEPKRLGDSVRLGQFASSSLDKAVACRFGEKRRGCVSAPGDQSQSEGASSLPPWKTLLLAPGEFQLSGIGP; this is encoded by the exons ATGGGGAGAGGGCCCAGAGAAGGGAGGGAGTGGGCGCTGCTCAGATGCTGGAGCACGTGGCCCAAGGTGTGGGCCAAATGCAAACTCTGCAATTCAGAGTGCTCCAGGGGCGACCTTTTGGCTGGCGGGACCTCCGCGGGGCCCCCTGGCCTGGTCGTCTGGGGGCCAGGGGCCGAGCGGGTCAGGGACCGCCTGAGGGAGAGACCAAGTCTCACAAGTTCCTTCCCCCTCACAGCCAAAGAGGGTCCCGCAGAAAGACCCCGCAGTCCTGGAGAAGGGGAGTTGCCCCTCAGCCCCTGCCCCGCCGCGGCCGCTCCCACCCCGCGTGCGGCGCTGGGAAAGGGGTGTCGGGTTACCAGCGCGGGGGCTCTAGTTAGCCTCGGGAACCTTGCTTTCAGCCGGACTCCGGGGACAGCGCAGCGCCCGCCCGAGCCCTCGGCGCTACCTCCTGCTTGCGGCCTCCACAACCTTCAGGTGGGTCCTCCGCCCGCCCCCGGCCCTCTCCTCTCTGGCGGAGCCAAACTGAGGCCCCGCCTTTACCGTCTCAGAAAAGTCCCCGGACTGGAGACTCTGAGGAAGGGGCGTCGGGAGTCTGGAGCGGAGACTTGGAGCCGAGGGCGGACAATAAACTCCAGGCCCCGCCCACGCCCCCGGCCCCGCCCACGCCCCGCCAGGGCCCTAATCCTGGACCCCGGATCCCGCGCGCCTGGAGACAGGGTCCAGATCTCCCTCGAGCCCCTCGAAACCAGGACTCCAGCGCCACTGGTCCCGCCCTCACCCGGACTCCTGGCCCTCACGTCTCCTCCAGGCATGGCACTGGCGTCATTGATGATGGCCCTCGGCTGCCTCGGTCTCCACACCTGGCAG GCCCAGGCTGTTCCCATCCTGCCCCTGGGCCTGGCTCCAGACACCTTTGACGATGCCTATGTGGGTTGTGCAGAGGAGATGGAGGAGAAGGCAGCCCCCCTGCTAAAGGCGGAAATggcccaccatgccctgctgcGGGAATCCTGGGAGGCAGCCCAGGAGGCCTGGGAGGACAGGCATCGAGGGCTCACCCTACCCCCCGGCTTCAAAGCCCAGAATGGAATAGCCATTATGGTCTACACCAACTCATCTAACACCTTGTACTGGAAGTTGAATCAGGCCGTGCGGACAGGCGGAGGCTCCCGGGAGCTCTACATGAGGCACTTTCCCTTCAAGGCCCTGCATTTCTACCTGATCCGGGCCCTGCAGCTGCTGCGAGGCGGTGGGGGCTGCAGCACAGGGCCTGGGGAGGTGGTGTTCCGAGGTGTGGGCAGCCTTCGCTTTGAACCCAAAAGGCTGGGGGACTCTGTCCGCTTAGGCCAGTTTGCCTCCAGCTCCCTGGATAAGGCAGTGGCCTGCAGATTTG GGGAGAAGAGGCGGGGCTGTGTGTCTGCACCAGGTGA CCAGTCACAATCTGAGGGGGCCTCCTCTCTGCCCCCCTGGAAGACCCTGCTCTTGGCCCCTGGGGAGTTTCAGCTCTCAGGGATTGGGCCCTGA
- the ART5 gene encoding ecto-ADP-ribosyltransferase 5 isoform X2: MGRGPREGREWALLRCWSTWPKVWAKCKLCNSECSRGDLLAGGTSAGPPGLVVWGPGAERVRDRLRERPSLTSSFPLTAKEGPAERPRSPGEGELPLSPCPAAAAPTPRAALGKGCRVTSAGALVSLGNLAFSRTPGTAQRPPEPSALPPACGLHNLQVGPPPAPGPLLSGGAKLRPRLYRLRKVPGLETLRKGRRESGAETWSRGRTINSRPRPRPRPRPRPARALILDPGSRAPGDRVQISLEPLETRTPAPLVPPSPGLLALTSPPGMALASLMMALGCLGLHTWQAQAVPILPLGLAPDTFDDAYVGCAEEMEEKAAPLLKAEMAHHALLRESWEAAQEAWEDRHRGLTLPPGFKAQNGIAIMVYTNSSNTLYWKLNQAVRTGGGSRELYMRHFPFKALHFYLIRALQLLRGGGGCSTGPGEVVFRGVGSLRFEPKRLGDSVRLGQFASSSLDKAVACRFGNATLFSLTTCFGAPIQAFSVFPKEREVLIPPHEVFLVTRFSQDGAQSLVTLWSYNQTCSHFNCAYLGGEKRRGCVSAPAGVQPVTI; the protein is encoded by the exons ATGGGGAGAGGGCCCAGAGAAGGGAGGGAGTGGGCGCTGCTCAGATGCTGGAGCACGTGGCCCAAGGTGTGGGCCAAATGCAAACTCTGCAATTCAGAGTGCTCCAGGGGCGACCTTTTGGCTGGCGGGACCTCCGCGGGGCCCCCTGGCCTGGTCGTCTGGGGGCCAGGGGCCGAGCGGGTCAGGGACCGCCTGAGGGAGAGACCAAGTCTCACAAGTTCCTTCCCCCTCACAGCCAAAGAGGGTCCCGCAGAAAGACCCCGCAGTCCTGGAGAAGGGGAGTTGCCCCTCAGCCCCTGCCCCGCCGCGGCCGCTCCCACCCCGCGTGCGGCGCTGGGAAAGGGGTGTCGGGTTACCAGCGCGGGGGCTCTAGTTAGCCTCGGGAACCTTGCTTTCAGCCGGACTCCGGGGACAGCGCAGCGCCCGCCCGAGCCCTCGGCGCTACCTCCTGCTTGCGGCCTCCACAACCTTCAGGTGGGTCCTCCGCCCGCCCCCGGCCCTCTCCTCTCTGGCGGAGCCAAACTGAGGCCCCGCCTTTACCGTCTCAGAAAAGTCCCCGGACTGGAGACTCTGAGGAAGGGGCGTCGGGAGTCTGGAGCGGAGACTTGGAGCCGAGGGCGGACAATAAACTCCAGGCCCCGCCCACGCCCCCGGCCCCGCCCACGCCCCGCCAGGGCCCTAATCCTGGACCCCGGATCCCGCGCGCCTGGAGACAGGGTCCAGATCTCCCTCGAGCCCCTCGAAACCAGGACTCCAGCGCCACTGGTCCCGCCCTCACCCGGACTCCTGGCCCTCACGTCTCCTCCAGGCATGGCACTGGCGTCATTGATGATGGCCCTCGGCTGCCTCGGTCTCCACACCTGGCAG GCCCAGGCTGTTCCCATCCTGCCCCTGGGCCTGGCTCCAGACACCTTTGACGATGCCTATGTGGGTTGTGCAGAGGAGATGGAGGAGAAGGCAGCCCCCCTGCTAAAGGCGGAAATggcccaccatgccctgctgcGGGAATCCTGGGAGGCAGCCCAGGAGGCCTGGGAGGACAGGCATCGAGGGCTCACCCTACCCCCCGGCTTCAAAGCCCAGAATGGAATAGCCATTATGGTCTACACCAACTCATCTAACACCTTGTACTGGAAGTTGAATCAGGCCGTGCGGACAGGCGGAGGCTCCCGGGAGCTCTACATGAGGCACTTTCCCTTCAAGGCCCTGCATTTCTACCTGATCCGGGCCCTGCAGCTGCTGCGAGGCGGTGGGGGCTGCAGCACAGGGCCTGGGGAGGTGGTGTTCCGAGGTGTGGGCAGCCTTCGCTTTGAACCCAAAAGGCTGGGGGACTCTGTCCGCTTAGGCCAGTTTGCCTCCAGCTCCCTGGATAAGGCAGTGGCCTGCAGATTTGGTAATGCCACCCTCTTTTCTCTAACGACTTGCTTTGGGGCCCCTATCCAGGCCTTCTCTGTCTTTCCCAAGGAGCGCGAGGTGCTGATTCCCCCCCATGAAGTCTTCTTGGTCACCAGATTCTCTCAGGATGGAGCCCAGAGCCTGGTGACTCTCTGGAGCTATAATCAGACCTGCAGCCACTTTAACTGCGCCTATCTGGGTG GGGAGAAGAGGCGGGGCTGTGTGTCTGCACCAG CAGGGGTGCAGCCAGTCACAATCTGA
- the ART5 gene encoding ecto-ADP-ribosyltransferase 5 isoform X5 yields MALASLMMALGCLGLHTWQAQAVPILPLGLAPDTFDDAYVGCAEEMEEKAAPLLKAEMAHHALLRESWEAAQEAWEDRHRGLTLPPGFKAQNGIAIMVYTNSSNTLYWKLNQAVRTGGGSRELYMRHFPFKALHFYLIRALQLLRGGGGCSTGPGEVVFRGVGSLRFEPKRLGDSVRLGQFASSSLDKAVACRFGNATLFSLTTCFGAPIQAFSVFPKEREVLIPPHEVFLVTRFSQDGAQSLVTLWSYNQTCSHFNCAYLGGEKRRGCVSAPGALGMGDLHMKKRRLQQP; encoded by the exons ATGGCACTGGCGTCATTGATGATGGCCCTCGGCTGCCTCGGTCTCCACACCTGGCAG GCCCAGGCTGTTCCCATCCTGCCCCTGGGCCTGGCTCCAGACACCTTTGACGATGCCTATGTGGGTTGTGCAGAGGAGATGGAGGAGAAGGCAGCCCCCCTGCTAAAGGCGGAAATggcccaccatgccctgctgcGGGAATCCTGGGAGGCAGCCCAGGAGGCCTGGGAGGACAGGCATCGAGGGCTCACCCTACCCCCCGGCTTCAAAGCCCAGAATGGAATAGCCATTATGGTCTACACCAACTCATCTAACACCTTGTACTGGAAGTTGAATCAGGCCGTGCGGACAGGCGGAGGCTCCCGGGAGCTCTACATGAGGCACTTTCCCTTCAAGGCCCTGCATTTCTACCTGATCCGGGCCCTGCAGCTGCTGCGAGGCGGTGGGGGCTGCAGCACAGGGCCTGGGGAGGTGGTGTTCCGAGGTGTGGGCAGCCTTCGCTTTGAACCCAAAAGGCTGGGGGACTCTGTCCGCTTAGGCCAGTTTGCCTCCAGCTCCCTGGATAAGGCAGTGGCCTGCAGATTTGGTAATGCCACCCTCTTTTCTCTAACGACTTGCTTTGGGGCCCCTATCCAGGCCTTCTCTGTCTTTCCCAAGGAGCGCGAGGTGCTGATTCCCCCCCATGAAGTCTTCTTGGTCACCAGATTCTCTCAGGATGGAGCCCAGAGCCTGGTGACTCTCTGGAGCTATAATCAGACCTGCAGCCACTTTAACTGCGCCTATCTGGGTG GGGAGAAGAGGCGGGGCTGTGTGTCTGCACCAG GAGCCCTGGGAATGGGTGACCTTCATATGAAGAAGAGGCGCCTCCAACAGCCTTGA